A single region of the Bacteroides luhongzhouii genome encodes:
- a CDS encoding porin family protein — translation MKKALLLFALVAISVVSINAQDNLKWGVMAGMNVSKYTITGFDSRIGFHAGVKAEVGLSQAPNGGGAYMDFAALLTLKGAKVDGGSLASITFNPYYLEVPVRVGYKYAVNDDFSLFGSVGPYIAVGLFGKAKAKVDGDYFDFDEIGGNSASEDIFGDDGLKRFDFGLGLKAGVEFSKKYQVAISYDFGLVEVIKEVGMKNRNLMISLGYMF, via the coding sequence ATGAAAAAGGCTTTGTTATTGTTCGCTCTAGTAGCGATAAGCGTAGTGAGTATCAATGCTCAAGACAACCTGAAATGGGGTGTGATGGCAGGTATGAATGTTAGTAAATACACCATTACAGGTTTTGACAGCAGGATAGGTTTTCACGCAGGAGTTAAAGCAGAAGTGGGATTGTCGCAGGCTCCGAATGGCGGTGGTGCTTATATGGATTTCGCTGCATTGCTGACATTGAAAGGTGCTAAAGTTGATGGCGGATCACTTGCAAGCATAACATTTAATCCATACTATCTGGAAGTACCAGTACGTGTAGGATATAAATATGCAGTGAATGATGATTTCTCATTATTTGGTAGTGTAGGTCCTTATATTGCTGTCGGACTGTTTGGAAAAGCAAAAGCGAAAGTGGACGGTGATTATTTTGATTTTGATGAAATAGGAGGCAATTCAGCATCTGAAGATATATTTGGCGACGATGGTCTGAAACGTTTCGACTTTGGTCTTGGACTGAAAGCCGGAGTTGAGTTCAGTAAGAAATATCAGGTTGCCATAAGCTACGATTTCGGACTTGTTGAGGTAATCAAAGAAGTAGGAATGAAGAACAGAAACCTGATGATCTCATTGGGATATATGTTCTAA
- a CDS encoding biosynthetic peptidoglycan transglycosylase, with the protein MKKNSKKHILLLSASGGILICLISIYLSRNALLRSIVDKRTFHIEQTHGLRIHYDNLEMNGLDEIILEGLSVVPEQRDTLLTLTSTRVKLNFWKLLSRKIKIRYVAADGITLAFTKRDSIANYDFLFRKRPEYLTRTSPQTDTQTNYAERINKILNLCYGFMPENGQLNNICITERKDNNFVSLTLPSFIIKENHFQSVITIQEDSLAQHWIADGELHQHYNSLKATLYSSDSLKVSIPYITRRYGAKITFDTLSYSLKKEIGPSKQIYLKGKARVNGLDVFHKALSPEIIHLDRGQLCYEMNINGHSFELDSTTIVDFNKLQFHPYLRAEKEKGNWHFTAAVNKSWFPADDLFSSLPKGLFSNLEGIKTSGKLAYHFLLDIDFAQLDSLKLESELKEKDFRIISYGATSLSKMSGEFIYTAYENGVPVRTFPIGPSCKHFTPLDSISPILRMSVMQSEDGAFFYHRGFLPDALREALIYDLQVKRFARGGSTITMQLVKNVFLNRNKNFARKLEEALIVWLIENERLTSKERMYEVYLNIVEWGPLVYGIQEASAYYFKKRPSQLTTEESIFLASIIPKPKHFRSSFAESGQLKDNMEGYYKLIAKRLAQKGVISEIEADSIRPDIQVTGDARNSLAGEKPESSSPSAEEQ; encoded by the coding sequence ATGAAAAAGAACAGTAAGAAACATATTCTTCTGCTGTCAGCCAGTGGAGGTATACTCATCTGTCTCATCAGTATTTATTTAAGTCGCAACGCTCTCTTAAGAAGCATAGTCGACAAACGTACATTTCATATTGAACAAACTCACGGGCTACGTATTCATTACGATAATCTGGAAATGAATGGATTGGATGAAATCATCCTCGAAGGTCTATCTGTTGTACCCGAACAACGGGACACATTACTGACACTCACATCCACCCGTGTCAAACTGAACTTCTGGAAATTACTAAGCAGAAAAATAAAAATACGTTATGTAGCCGCAGATGGAATTACACTTGCATTCACTAAGCGGGATTCCATCGCCAACTACGATTTCCTTTTTAGAAAGAGACCAGAGTATCTCACTCGAACGTCGCCACAAACGGACACCCAAACAAATTACGCAGAAAGAATCAACAAAATATTAAATTTATGTTATGGTTTTATGCCCGAAAACGGACAACTAAACAATATCTGTATCACAGAAAGAAAGGACAATAATTTTGTATCTCTCACTCTTCCCTCTTTTATCATTAAAGAAAATCATTTTCAATCCGTCATCACCATACAAGAAGACAGTTTAGCACAGCATTGGATAGCCGATGGTGAACTGCACCAACATTACAACTCATTAAAAGCAACGCTTTATTCATCTGATTCTCTAAAAGTTTCCATACCTTATATAACACGTAGATATGGTGCTAAGATAACCTTTGATACTTTATCGTATAGCCTGAAAAAAGAAATTGGGCCTTCCAAACAAATCTATCTCAAAGGAAAAGCGAGAGTGAACGGACTGGACGTATTTCATAAAGCCCTCTCTCCTGAAATCATTCATCTCGATCGCGGACAGCTCTGTTACGAGATGAATATAAACGGACACTCATTTGAATTGGACAGTACTACCATTGTTGACTTCAACAAACTCCAGTTCCATCCTTATTTACGTGCCGAGAAGGAAAAGGGAAACTGGCATTTCACTGCGGCAGTCAACAAATCCTGGTTTCCGGCAGACGACCTGTTCAGTTCTCTGCCAAAAGGATTATTCAGTAATCTGGAAGGTATCAAGACAAGTGGCAAGCTGGCTTATCATTTTCTGTTAGATATTGATTTTGCGCAACTGGATAGTCTCAAACTGGAATCTGAATTGAAAGAAAAAGATTTCCGTATCATAAGCTACGGAGCTACTTCACTCTCCAAGATGTCCGGTGAGTTCATTTACACAGCTTATGAGAATGGAGTGCCGGTACGAACCTTCCCTATCGGTCCTTCATGTAAACACTTTACCCCTCTGGACAGCATTTCCCCCATTCTAAGAATGTCTGTCATGCAAAGCGAAGATGGAGCATTCTTTTATCATCGCGGTTTCCTGCCCGATGCCTTACGGGAAGCACTGATTTACGACCTGCAAGTGAAACGCTTTGCACGAGGAGGAAGTACGATCACCATGCAATTGGTAAAGAATGTATTCCTGAACCGTAACAAAAACTTTGCGCGTAAGCTGGAAGAGGCATTGATTGTGTGGCTGATAGAGAATGAAAGATTAACTTCCAAAGAACGTATGTACGAAGTATATCTGAATATTGTAGAATGGGGACCGCTCGTTTATGGTATTCAGGAAGCTTCTGCTTACTATTTCAAGAAACGCCCTTCGCAACTGACCACGGAAGAAAGTATTTTCCTGGCTTCCATCATCCCGAAACCCAAACATTTCCGTAGTTCTTTTGCAGAAAGCGGACAATTAAAGGATAATATGGAAGGTTATTACAAGCTGATTGCAAAACGTCTTGCACAGAAAGGAGTAATAAGTGAAATCGAGGCGGATAGTATCCGCCCCGATATCCAAGTTACGGGCGACGCCCGGAATAGTCTAGCCGGTGAAAAACCGGAGTCTAGTTCTCCTTCCGCTGAGGAGCAATGA
- a CDS encoding sialate O-acetylesterase has protein sequence MQRHLLRILLAVVYLFGFNSLEAKVTMPGIFTDNMVLQRDQSVNVWGWADMGETVEVSFNGQKKKTKAGKDGKWIVQLKPMSFGGPYTMSIKGKGNNIQLTNILIGEVWLCSGQSNMEWVVSNSNSADEEINNANYPQIRSFNVVKDISTVSKDDLKGNWEVCSPATVGNFSAVAYFFARNLYEDLQVSIGIINSSWGGTDIETWISPEAFSVLPQQFKSRYKSEIKDLDAFMVTNAVAREAYTKALSQEPGLQEGWFKKDHNTSTWETMNVPQIWENVLGNVDGYVWFSYKFNVDPEFAGKAAKLSLGTIDDNDITWINGQKIGETIGYAVNRVYNVPEGVLQSGTNIVTVRVHDTGNGGGLYGKPEELYLSVSGNNIPLAGNWNYKPGVTNTQFNYVDAGPNMQPSLLYNAMINPIKDLAIKGAIWYQGENNIGAAKNYQTFFPTMINDWRNKWGYDFPFYWVQLANYMAKDTIPVDSDWARLREAQTMTLSVPKTGQAVIVDIGEADDIHPRNKQDVGRRLALIALNKDYGKDVVYSGPTFKSMEVSGNKAIITFDNIAGGLQVDCKYGCVGSFAVAGQDKIFHFARAYKEGDKIIVISDKVNNPVTVRYGWSNNPDINLYNSVGLPACPFRTDKD, from the coding sequence ATGCAAAGACATCTATTAAGAATTTTATTAGCCGTTGTCTACCTGTTCGGTTTCAATTCTTTAGAAGCAAAAGTAACTATGCCTGGCATTTTTACTGATAACATGGTTCTTCAACGTGATCAATCAGTTAACGTATGGGGGTGGGCCGATATGGGCGAAACAGTGGAAGTTTCGTTTAATGGTCAGAAAAAGAAAACGAAGGCCGGTAAGGATGGTAAGTGGATTGTTCAGCTAAAGCCAATGAGTTTTGGCGGTCCTTATACTATGAGTATTAAAGGAAAAGGTAATAATATTCAGCTTACAAACATCCTGATTGGTGAGGTTTGGCTATGCAGCGGACAATCAAATATGGAATGGGTGGTATCTAATTCCAACTCGGCCGATGAAGAAATCAATAATGCTAACTATCCGCAAATCAGATCATTTAATGTTGTGAAGGACATAAGTACTGTATCAAAAGATGATTTAAAAGGAAACTGGGAAGTATGTTCTCCGGCAACAGTAGGTAATTTCTCGGCTGTGGCATACTTTTTTGCCCGTAATTTATATGAGGATTTGCAGGTGTCTATAGGTATTATAAACTCTTCGTGGGGTGGAACGGATATTGAAACATGGATCAGCCCTGAAGCTTTTTCAGTATTACCGCAGCAGTTTAAAAGCAGGTATAAAAGTGAAATAAAAGATTTAGATGCCTTCATGGTAACTAATGCAGTTGCCCGTGAAGCATATACCAAGGCTTTGTCTCAGGAACCCGGATTACAGGAGGGATGGTTTAAAAAAGACCATAATACTTCAACATGGGAAACAATGAATGTACCTCAAATATGGGAAAATGTATTAGGTAATGTGGATGGATATGTATGGTTCAGTTATAAATTTAATGTTGATCCGGAGTTTGCCGGAAAAGCAGCCAAATTATCTCTTGGCACTATTGATGATAACGATATAACATGGATTAACGGGCAGAAGATTGGTGAAACCATAGGATATGCTGTGAATCGCGTTTATAATGTTCCGGAAGGTGTATTACAATCAGGAACTAATATTGTGACTGTACGTGTTCACGATACTGGCAACGGTGGCGGACTTTATGGAAAGCCTGAAGAATTATATTTATCGGTTAGTGGTAACAACATACCATTAGCTGGTAATTGGAACTATAAACCGGGTGTAACCAATACTCAATTCAATTATGTGGACGCAGGGCCTAATATGCAACCTTCTCTATTATATAATGCCATGATAAATCCGATAAAAGATTTAGCCATTAAAGGTGCCATCTGGTATCAGGGCGAAAATAATATAGGTGCAGCGAAAAATTATCAAACGTTTTTCCCAACCATGATAAACGACTGGCGTAATAAATGGGGATATGATTTTCCTTTTTACTGGGTTCAGCTTGCAAACTACATGGCAAAAGATACTATTCCTGTTGATAGCGACTGGGCACGATTACGGGAGGCTCAAACAATGACTTTATCGGTACCTAAAACCGGTCAGGCTGTAATTGTTGATATTGGCGAAGCTGACGATATCCATCCGCGCAATAAACAGGATGTTGGACGCAGGCTTGCATTGATAGCTCTTAATAAGGATTATGGAAAAGATGTGGTCTATAGCGGACCTACATTTAAAAGTATGGAAGTTTCCGGTAACAAAGCTATCATAACTTTTGATAATATAGCTGGCGGATTACAGGTTGATTGTAAATACGGCTGTGTTGGCAGCTTTGCTGTGGCCGGACAGGATAAGATTTTCCATTTTGCACGGGCATATAAGGAAGGAGATAAGATAATAGTAATCAGCGATAAAGTAAATAACCCGGTTACAGTACGTTATGGCTGGTCTAATAATCCGGATATTAATCTATATAACAGTGTTGGTTTGCCGGCTTGTCCGTTCAGAACGGATAAAGATTGA
- a CDS encoding malate dehydrogenase, whose amino-acid sequence MEFLTNEKLTIVGAAGMIGSNMAQTAMMMKLTPNICLYDPFAPALEGVAEELYHCGFEGVNLTYTSDIKEALTGASYIVSSGGAARKAGMTREDLLKGNAEIAAQFGKDVHQYCPNVKHIVVIFNPADITGLITLLYSGLKPSQVSTLAALDSTRLQNELVRYFHIPASDIQNCRTYGGHGEQMAVFASTTKIKGEPLTDFIGTTRLPLTEWEALKVRVIQGGKHIIDLRGRSSFQSPAYLSIEMIAAAMGGQPFRWPAGTYVSNGKFDHIMMAMETSITKEGVTYKEVAGTPAEQEELEKSYEHLCKLRDEVIEMGIIPAIKDWHALNPNID is encoded by the coding sequence ATGGAATTTCTAACCAACGAGAAACTTACGATTGTGGGAGCTGCCGGAATGATCGGCTCCAACATGGCACAAACAGCCATGATGATGAAACTCACTCCGAATATTTGTCTCTATGATCCATTCGCACCTGCTTTGGAAGGAGTAGCTGAAGAACTGTATCACTGCGGTTTTGAAGGTGTCAACCTTACCTATACTTCCGACATCAAGGAAGCGCTGACCGGAGCTTCTTATATTGTTTCTTCCGGTGGGGCAGCCCGTAAGGCAGGTATGACCCGCGAAGATCTGTTGAAAGGAAATGCAGAGATTGCCGCTCAATTCGGAAAAGACGTTCATCAATATTGCCCGAACGTAAAACATATCGTTGTTATCTTTAATCCTGCGGATATCACCGGGTTGATTACTTTATTGTATTCAGGTTTGAAACCGTCACAGGTTTCTACATTGGCCGCACTGGATAGCACCCGCCTGCAAAACGAACTGGTGAGATACTTCCATATTCCTGCTTCTGACATTCAGAATTGCCGTACGTATGGCGGTCATGGAGAACAAATGGCTGTATTTGCATCTACCACCAAAATAAAAGGAGAGCCCCTGACCGATTTCATCGGTACTACCCGCCTTCCGTTGACGGAATGGGAAGCACTGAAAGTACGTGTCATCCAAGGTGGAAAACATATCATCGACCTGCGCGGTCGTTCTTCTTTCCAAAGCCCGGCTTATCTGTCTATCGAAATGATTGCCGCAGCTATGGGGGGACAACCATTCCGCTGGCCTGCCGGAACGTATGTTTCCAATGGCAAATTCGACCATATCATGATGGCGATGGAAACTTCAATCACTAAAGAAGGCGTCACTTATAAAGAAGTAGCCGGAACTCCTGCCGAACAGGAAGAATTGGAAAAGAGCTACGAACATTTATGTAAACTTCGTGACGAAGTGATTGAAATGGGGATCATCCCAGCCATTAAGGACTGGCATGCATTGAATCCCAATATTGACTAA
- a CDS encoding DUF4476 domain-containing protein, with the protein MRKIIISFCILFAALSLKAQSVKGIRIDGGNTPILVYLGGNQICLPTTTCFIANLNPGHYTVEVFATRFTRPGERVWKGEKLYKDYVYFDGRGVKEIWVDGRDNMHPERPDRPGQGEHRPGQGEHRPGYGYNRVMNDQLFQTFYNEMKKEPFKDDRIKLLNAALAGSDFTSAQCLQLTKLYTFDDDRMEIMKMMYPRIVDKEAFLLVINTLTFSSSKEKMKDFVIEYGRR; encoded by the coding sequence ATGCGTAAGATTATAATAAGTTTCTGCATCCTGTTCGCTGCCCTTTCCTTAAAAGCGCAGTCTGTTAAAGGAATCCGTATCGACGGCGGAAATACTCCGATTCTTGTTTACTTGGGAGGAAACCAGATCTGTTTGCCTACTACTACCTGCTTTATAGCCAATTTGAATCCCGGACATTATACTGTTGAAGTGTTTGCTACCCGCTTTACACGTCCGGGAGAGCGAGTATGGAAAGGAGAAAAATTGTATAAAGACTACGTTTATTTTGATGGACGGGGAGTGAAAGAGATATGGGTGGACGGACGTGATAACATGCACCCGGAAAGACCCGACCGCCCCGGACAGGGGGAACATCGTCCGGGACAAGGAGAACACCGCCCGGGATATGGTTACAACAGGGTCATGAACGATCAGCTCTTTCAAACGTTTTATAATGAGATGAAGAAGGAGCCTTTTAAAGATGACCGTATAAAGTTGCTTAATGCTGCATTGGCCGGTTCTGATTTTACATCTGCCCAATGTCTCCAACTGACCAAACTTTATACATTCGATGACGACCGGATGGAGATTATGAAGATGATGTATCCCCGGATTGTGGATAAAGAAGCTTTCCTTTTGGTAATTAATACCTTGACATTTAGTTCCAGTAAGGAAAAGATGAAAGATTTTGTGATAGAATACGGTAGGCGTTGA
- a CDS encoding Fur family transcriptional regulator: MEEDIYLDKLVRRDIKPTAIRLLVIKEMMQAERAVSLLDLETLLDTVDKSTISRTIALFLSHHLIHSIDDGSGSLKYAVCDNSCNCVVQDLHSHFYCEKCHRTFCLEGTHIPVIDLPKGFTLHSINYVLKGICPECSSAGMTLAMK; this comes from the coding sequence ATGGAAGAAGATATTTATTTGGATAAGCTGGTCAGAAGAGATATCAAGCCAACTGCGATAAGGCTTTTGGTGATAAAAGAGATGATGCAGGCAGAGCGTGCAGTGTCATTGCTGGACCTCGAAACACTACTCGACACTGTTGATAAATCGACTATATCCCGTACCATTGCTCTCTTCTTGTCTCATCACCTCATACATAGCATAGACGATGGAAGCGGCTCGTTGAAGTATGCCGTTTGCGACAACTCTTGCAATTGTGTGGTGCAGGATTTACATTCGCATTTTTATTGTGAGAAATGTCATCGGACATTCTGCTTGGAAGGTACCCATATCCCGGTGATTGATTTGCCTAAAGGATTTACTTTGCATAGTATAAACTATGTGCTGAAAGGCATTTGTCCGGAGTGTTCTTCCGCGGGAATGACATTGGCAATGAAATAA
- a CDS encoding CvfB family protein — protein sequence MSIELGKFNQLEVVKEVDFGVYLDGGEEGEILLPTRYVPEDCKIGDFLNVFLYLDMDERLIATTLTPLVQVGQFACLEVSWVNQYGAFLNWGLMKDLFVPFREQKMKMLVGRKYVVHAHVDEESYRIVASAKVERYLSKEKPEYTPGAEVNILIWQKTDLGFKAIIDDKYSGLLYENEIFCPLETGMEMKAFVKQVREDGKVDLILQKPGFEKIDDFSKTLLDYIKEHGGRISLNDKSPAEDIYDTFGVSKKTFKKGVGDLYKKRLITLHEDGIVLADS from the coding sequence ATGAGCATTGAATTAGGAAAGTTCAACCAGCTTGAAGTCGTGAAAGAAGTCGATTTCGGCGTATATCTCGATGGTGGGGAAGAAGGTGAAATTTTGTTGCCTACCCGCTATGTGCCCGAGGATTGTAAGATCGGAGATTTTTTGAATGTGTTTCTTTACCTGGATATGGATGAGAGGCTGATTGCTACGACACTGACTCCGTTAGTGCAGGTCGGACAGTTTGCTTGTCTGGAAGTCTCCTGGGTAAATCAATACGGAGCTTTCCTGAACTGGGGATTGATGAAAGATCTGTTTGTGCCGTTCCGTGAGCAGAAGATGAAAATGCTGGTTGGACGGAAGTATGTGGTTCATGCGCATGTGGATGAAGAGAGTTATCGTATTGTAGCTTCGGCAAAAGTGGAACGTTATCTGTCGAAAGAAAAGCCGGAATATACTCCGGGAGCAGAGGTGAATATTCTTATCTGGCAGAAGACGGACTTAGGCTTTAAAGCAATTATAGATGACAAGTATAGCGGTTTATTGTATGAAAATGAAATATTCTGTCCGTTGGAGACAGGGATGGAGATGAAAGCTTTTGTGAAACAGGTGCGTGAAGATGGTAAGGTAGATTTGATTCTTCAGAAACCCGGTTTTGAAAAGATAGATGATTTTTCGAAAACGCTGCTAGACTATATCAAAGAGCACGGGGGACGAATCAGTTTGAATGATAAAAGTCCTGCGGAAGATATCTACGACACGTTTGGTGTCAGCAAGAAAACCTTTAAGAAAGGCGTGGGCGACTTGTATAAGAAACGTCTGATTACCTTGCACGAGGATGGCATTGTTTTGGCGGATTCCTAA
- a CDS encoding DUF4476 domain-containing protein has product MKKIHLMLCLVLGILVSSCFTSYVSTKQVMGIHQGMSQSQVESILGKPDFRRFDGDMEEWEFHRDNGTPVLTSEPMTIVVQFVNREVVSMDTFRGYGRPSPMHPVMVPPAVNTTVEVYPNHEQAEEPRLMTDQEFDEFINKLKFTVMNEDQKKLINQMLRTYDVTSNQCVKIVKEISYTPDQVEMMKKLYPYVRDKRNFNKVIDILFSNAYKDEMHKFIEEYHRNNK; this is encoded by the coding sequence ATGAAAAAGATACATCTTATGCTGTGTTTGGTGCTGGGGATATTGGTTAGTAGCTGTTTTACCAGCTATGTATCTACCAAACAGGTGATGGGTATACATCAGGGAATGTCTCAATCACAAGTAGAGTCCATTTTGGGAAAACCTGATTTCCGGCGTTTTGACGGTGATATGGAAGAATGGGAGTTCCATCGTGATAACGGTACACCTGTACTCACCTCGGAGCCTATGACAATAGTCGTCCAGTTTGTAAATAGAGAAGTGGTCAGTATGGATACGTTCAGGGGGTATGGCAGACCTTCACCGATGCATCCCGTTATGGTGCCCCCCGCTGTAAACACTACCGTGGAGGTTTATCCTAATCACGAACAGGCGGAAGAGCCTCGTTTAATGACGGACCAGGAGTTTGATGAGTTCATCAATAAGCTCAAATTCACGGTCATGAATGAAGATCAGAAGAAACTCATCAATCAGATGTTGAGAACGTATGATGTCACTTCAAATCAATGCGTGAAAATAGTGAAAGAGATTTCTTATACTCCTGACCAGGTAGAGATGATGAAGAAATTGTACCCTTATGTAAGGGATAAACGGAATTTTAATAAGGTGATCGATATTTTATTTTCTAATGCATATAAGGATGAGATGCATAAGTTTATTGAGGAATATCATCGGAATAATAAATGA
- a CDS encoding heavy metal translocating P-type ATPase has translation MGHCSCGAHSCATEKKVDAKVSNFHEYGKVIFSLLLLAGGIIMNALDLAFFREGHVSLIWYIAAYLPVGIPVMKEAWESIREKDYFSEFTLMVIATLGAFYIGEYPEGVAVMLFYTVGELFQGKAVDKAKRNIGALLDVRPEKALVLREGNFVIESPKKIKVGEIIEIKAGERVPLDGTMQNEVAAFNTAALTGESVPRNIRKGEEVLAGMIATDKVIRLEVTRPFDKSALARILELVQNAAERKAPAELFIRRFARVYTPIVIILAVLIVLSPFVYSLINSAFVFTFNDWLYRALVFLVISCPCALVVSIPLGYFGGIGAASRLGILFKGGNYLDAITKINTVVFDKTGTLTKGTFDVQACKSAGDISEEELVKLIASVESDSTHPIAKAIVNYAKEQNIERVAVTGTKEYAGFGLEATIDGIPVLVGNCRLLSKFDIAYPQELLKITDTIVVCAVGNRYAGYLLLADALKEDAKVAIDRLKALNIENIQILSGDKQSIVTNFAEKLGISKAYGDLLPEGKVKHLEELRQDEANQIAFVGDGMNDAPVLALSHVGIAMGGLGSDAAIETADVVIQTDQPSKVAEAIKVGRLTRRIIWQNVSLAFGVKLLVLILGAGGIATLWEAVFADVGVALLAIMNAVRIQKMIK, from the coding sequence ATGGGACATTGTAGTTGTGGCGCTCACTCATGCGCAACAGAAAAAAAGGTTGATGCAAAGGTTTCGAACTTCCATGAATATGGGAAAGTGATATTTTCTCTCCTGCTTCTGGCAGGTGGAATAATAATGAATGCTCTCGATTTAGCATTCTTCCGTGAAGGACATGTTTCTTTGATATGGTATATCGCAGCCTATCTTCCGGTAGGAATTCCAGTGATGAAAGAAGCCTGGGAAAGCATCAGGGAAAAAGACTATTTCAGTGAGTTCACCCTGATGGTTATTGCTACTTTGGGAGCTTTCTATATTGGCGAATATCCGGAAGGAGTAGCCGTGATGCTATTTTATACAGTAGGAGAACTGTTTCAGGGTAAAGCGGTAGATAAGGCCAAACGTAATATCGGAGCCTTATTGGACGTAAGACCCGAAAAAGCATTGGTACTTAGAGAGGGTAATTTTGTTATTGAAAGTCCTAAAAAGATAAAAGTCGGTGAAATCATAGAAATAAAGGCAGGTGAGCGAGTGCCACTTGATGGAACCATGCAGAATGAGGTTGCCGCTTTTAATACAGCTGCATTAACGGGCGAAAGCGTGCCTCGTAATATTCGGAAAGGGGAGGAAGTGCTTGCCGGAATGATTGCAACCGACAAGGTAATCCGACTCGAAGTGACGAGACCTTTTGACAAGAGCGCACTCGCCCGAATATTGGAACTTGTTCAGAATGCCGCCGAACGTAAAGCCCCGGCAGAATTGTTTATTCGCAGGTTTGCCCGTGTTTACACACCGATTGTTATCATACTGGCCGTATTAATTGTATTATCTCCATTTGTTTATTCACTTATCAATTCTGCATTTGTATTCACATTTAATGATTGGCTATACAGAGCTTTGGTCTTTTTGGTGATTTCATGTCCATGCGCATTGGTGGTTAGTATTCCATTAGGCTATTTTGGTGGTATCGGAGCGGCATCCCGATTGGGTATTTTATTCAAAGGCGGTAATTATCTGGACGCTATCACTAAGATCAATACGGTGGTATTCGATAAAACAGGAACCCTGACAAAAGGAACCTTTGACGTGCAGGCCTGTAAAAGTGCAGGCGATATTTCGGAAGAAGAATTAGTGAAACTGATTGCTTCGGTAGAAAGTGATAGTACACATCCGATTGCTAAAGCTATTGTAAACTATGCAAAAGAACAAAACATAGAACGTGTAGCTGTTACCGGTACGAAAGAATATGCCGGCTTCGGATTGGAAGCAACGATAGACGGAATACCGGTTCTGGTTGGTAATTGTCGGTTATTGTCCAAGTTTGATATAGCCTATCCGCAAGAATTACTGAAGATAACGGATACCATTGTAGTCTGTGCTGTTGGAAATCGTTATGCAGGTTATCTGTTGTTGGCTGATGCCCTGAAAGAAGACGCAAAGGTAGCTATTGACCGCTTAAAAGCTTTAAATATTGAAAACATACAGATATTATCCGGTGATAAACAGAGTATTGTTACTAACTTTGCGGAGAAGCTCGGCATATCGAAAGCCTATGGCGACTTGCTGCCGGAAGGGAAAGTGAAACACTTGGAAGAATTGCGTCAGGATGAGGCAAACCAGATTGCATTTGTCGGCGATGGAATGAATGACGCACCGGTGCTTGCTTTAAGTCACGTCGGTATTGCTATGGGAGGATTGGGCAGTGATGCGGCTATTGAGACAGCCGATGTTGTGATACAGACAGATCAGCCGTCGAAAGTAGCTGAAGCTATCAAAGTAGGAAGGCTGACACGAAGAATTATTTGGCAGAATGTATCATTGGCATTTGGAGTGAAATTGCTTGTGTTGATTTTGGGAGCCGGTGGAATCGCTACTCTTTGGGAAGCTGTCTTCGCAGACGTAGGCGTTGCGTTACTTGCTATAATGAATGCCGTCAGAATACAGAAAATGATAAAATAG